One part of the Phycisphaeraceae bacterium genome encodes these proteins:
- a CDS encoding ParA family protein, which produces MIITIANSKGGVGKSTLAVHLAAWLCRHGHGVVLADCDTQQSSSEWVREAAPEVRAVTLADANTILNELPSLGQEADFVIADGPGSQTETSRALLLRSDFAIVPCKASMLEVRALAKVTEVLRQAQDIRGGAPEARIVLSMVGKNYRLTKDMKDAAQALSLPLATTAMTLRQIYADAPGQGSVVWDMGSRARDAAIEVEQLFSELLPDVFLHEPAKAGRKEPAEAK; this is translated from the coding sequence ATGATCATCACCATCGCCAACAGCAAGGGAGGGGTCGGTAAGTCCACGCTTGCCGTCCACCTCGCCGCCTGGCTGTGCCGTCATGGGCACGGCGTGGTGCTGGCCGACTGCGATACCCAGCAATCGTCATCGGAGTGGGTTCGCGAGGCGGCGCCCGAGGTGCGGGCGGTGACGCTCGCGGATGCTAACACCATTTTGAATGAACTCCCATCGCTGGGGCAGGAGGCGGACTTCGTCATCGCCGATGGCCCCGGCAGCCAGACTGAGACCAGCAGGGCCTTGCTGCTCCGGTCGGACTTTGCCATCGTGCCGTGCAAGGCGTCGATGCTCGAAGTGCGGGCACTGGCCAAAGTCACCGAAGTGCTGCGGCAGGCCCAGGACATCCGGGGCGGTGCCCCGGAGGCGAGGATCGTGCTGAGCATGGTCGGCAAGAACTACCGGCTGACCAAGGACATGAAGGATGCGGCCCAGGCGCTGTCGCTGCCGCTGGCAACGACCGCGATGACGCTCCGGCAGATCTACGCGGATGCACCGGGGCAGGGGAGTGTCGTCTGGGATATGGGATCGCGTGCCAGGGACGCCGCGATCGAGGTCGAGCAGTTGTTCAGTGAACTGTTGCCCGATGTGTTCCTGCACGAACCGGCGAAGGCGGGACGCAAAGAGCCCGCCGAAGCGAAGTGA